Proteins encoded together in one Triticum dicoccoides isolate Atlit2015 ecotype Zavitan chromosome 7B, WEW_v2.0, whole genome shotgun sequence window:
- the LOC119341853 gene encoding 26.2 kDa heat shock protein, mitochondrial-like — MASAVACKGKVPVPASLLKSGAPVAFCALQSPAVTAARRPYNTQFKVKEVSRYDDDDDDYSGRDLVIPSFFSQDVLDPLGAPTSMERLLSLMEDVASQTGLSSAAGASRLGRWVAKEDDDAVYLKVPMPGLTKEHVEVRADKNILVIKGEGEKQPWDGDGDSAVPRYNRRIEMPADAYKMDKIKAEMKNGVLWVTLLKVKEEERKDVFHVKVE; from the exons atGGCTTCCGCCGTCGCTTGCAAGGGCAAGGTTCCCGTGCCGGCCAGCCTCCTCAAGTCCGGTGCTCCCGTGGCCTTCTGCGCGCTCCAGTCCCCCGCCgtcaccgccgcccgccgcccgtacAACACCCAGTTCAAGGTCAAGGAGGTCAGCCgctacgatgacgacgacgacgactacagCGGCCGCGACCTCGTCATCCCCAGCTTCTTCTCGCAGG ACGTGCTCGACCCGCTCGGCGCGCCGACCAGCATGGAACGTCTGCTGTCTCTGATGGAGGACGTCGCATCTCAGACCGGCCTCTCCTCCGCTGCTGGGGCGTCGCGGCTCGGACGCTGGGTGGCCAAGGAGGACGACGACGCGGTCTACCTCAAGGTGCCGATGCCGGGGCTGACCAAGGAGCACGTGGAGGTGCGCGCGGACAAGAACATCCTGGTGATCAAAGGCGAGGGCGAGAAGCAGCCCTGGGACGGCGACGGCGACTCCGCAGTGCCGAGGTACAACCGCCGCATCGAGATGCCCGCCGACGCGTACAAGATGGACAAGATCAAGGCCGAGATGAAGAATGGCGTGCTCTGGGTCACCCTGCTCAAGGTCAAGGAGGAGGAGCGCAAGGACGTCTTCCACGTCAAGGTCGAGTAG